The Campylobacter concisus genome includes a region encoding these proteins:
- a CDS encoding integrase arm-type DNA-binding domain-containing protein — MASFTNDLALKKFTLKNKNREWVKDDGVKFLYVLAYKTQKETTKTFYFKYQESDEKRTTKQIRLGKYPSITLAEARAKALELERLRDRGEDLQTATAKQKAITFKDVADEWIEKEQSKSLVSTKKQIGRVKNHLIFYLGSKEITALKRRDYMQVIEQIQAQEIKKGITH, encoded by the coding sequence ATGGCAAGCTTTACAAACGATTTGGCACTAAAAAAATTTACACTCAAAAATAAAAATCGTGAGTGGGTAAAAGATGACGGAGTAAAATTTTTATATGTGCTTGCTTACAAGACCCAAAAAGAAACCACCAAAACATTTTATTTCAAGTATCAAGAGAGCGACGAGAAGCGAACAACAAAACAAATTAGGCTAGGCAAATATCCAAGCATTACGCTAGCAGAAGCAAGGGCGAAAGCCTTAGAGCTAGAGAGGTTAAGAGATAGGGGCGAAGACTTGCAGACAGCCACAGCCAAGCAAAAAGCTATCACGTTTAAAGATGTAGCCGATGAGTGGATAGAAAAAGAGCAGAGCAAAAGCCTCGTATCGACTAAGAAGCAAATAGGGCGTGTAAAAAATCATCTCATCTTTTATTTAGGTAGCAAAGAGATAACCGCTCTAAAGCGTAGAGATTATATGCAAGTAATCGAGCAGATACAAGCACAAGAAATCAAAAAGGGCATAA